The nucleotide sequence attattatttaaaaagaaaatacaatacGCCTTGACCCTTATGAGAAATGTCAATGTACATATTTGGTTTGAAATACAATGATGTCTTCTACAAGTATCAACATATTTAAAGCATATGATGATATTTGCTCTTTAACTTAATACTTTTTAGGCATCAACATTGACAAAAGATGATACTTCTAAAGCCTCGAAGTTTTTCACCACATATCTTGTCAATAATATTAAACATGACGCTTTCTATAATAACCgtcaataaaatgaaacaatggAGCAAAAAATGtgaatgattaaattttttgtagtagtgacgTGTGACTTCAGGTATTTCAATAGAGCACCATCATGAAGTAGCTAGTAACGATTCCCCTAGAGTTATTTGAGCCAAACTCGACCCACAAGACAAAACTTAGATGTTAAAGCTCCCATTAATCCTCCTATCCATCCCTAGTGGTTACCTTTGAGAAAGACATCTAGACCTTAGGCTGTATAGAACTCCTTCATGTGGAATACCTCATCATCCATGTCTATAGCTACTTTCAGACAGGATAAAGATGAAATCCCTTAAACCATGGTAATTGTCTTCTAATTTCCTCTcatgatcatccataaaaaGCAACAATGAGTAGAAACTAATAAGagacaagtaaaaaaaaacgtGAGTTTATTCAAATATCCTCATTGCTGACAAAGTGACAAGAAAGGGTATAGAAAAAGAATCTCAGGACCTCCTCTTTCCCACTATCAAAAGGGAGGaagattttttactttttttctcaCAAATTATCATTACATTTTGAAGTTATGTAGCTGCTATTCTTCGTGGAATCTTTCTTGCCGTGAAATTTGAATGGAAAGTGAGTTGTGGAAACCGGAAAGTAAAAAGGTTTGTCCACAGAAAGCAAGAGTGCATGCACTACCAAAACCCAAGTTTCATGCCTTCAGAAAGTTTCACGTGAATATACGATCAAGTCTACCTCCTCAGATGTGACGCCCATATCTAAAGTtagataataattttgatttgaacTTCTATCTTATTGTTTGTGGGTACTGCCCATAGTTTCAGAATGGTAGAAATGGTGAAATTAGTTGAAAGTCAGGTGGTTTTTGTTTGTATTGATTTTGCACTTGGAAACTATATGTTTTAAAAGTCATGTGTTAGTAGAAAATAAGGATAATGAGATAGCTTCAAAAGTTTGTTACACTGATGAGAAAAATGTAGGAGTCTCTTAATTTATTAGAACCTACTCTATACttgccaaaaatattttgaaattaataaatgatattaaattaatgaaatttgaattagttTTATTACATTTCATTTGGGATGTTGGGAATCGAGCACTTTATTGAGCTTGCAAGGATCAAGTTATCTAATTAGCTCGTAGGAGTTAAAGGGGGCAACATCCCTAAACAAAACATTATGTGATGAATGAAAATCTACTCCTATTATAAATTTCATCCTTttaaattttagggttttattctTAATATGTGCATCGCAATtgagaagagttttttttttttagaacttcaCCAATGTaaccctttctttcttttgaaaattattaaagtgTTGATACAATTCATGAACGTAGGGATTATATTAATCATCAAATCATAcctaaaaatcttgtgttttatttattttttgttcgtGTGTATATGTGATTTGATTAACAAATAAATGGGTTTAATTAATActcttacaaaaataataataataattgcattttatcattttttataattaatataaaatattttttaaaaataatcgttttaaaaaaacaataatttaagatgtttttaattattttaaaataaaaaattttattataataatacaaattttaaaaatattattttatataatatttattattataataattggtGGAATACCGGAGCAGGAGGAAAACATTGAGTAATggcaaagaaaaacaaacaagacGTTGAAGGcactttttcatttatatatataaattgagtatttaaagtaattaattatatgatttctaagcataataaaatgatttaatgatttaatttaaattattaaatatattaaatattgttAGTATATTAATGTAGAATACTAAGGtgacaattttgttctttcAAATTGAAAACCACCttcaatgaaattttattttgttgtatttaaaGGGTGTttgggtttttaatttttttgttaaaagtaaaTTACTCTGAGACtctaaatcatttatttttttattttttatgatttattataaattttttatgatttaaaggTGCATAGATTGTCCAAAGTCCAAACGTTTATCGTCCAAATCTAATATAGAATAAAATAGGAAGTCCAATAAGGTAGAAGAGTGGAAACTAAtacaaaaacaatattttaaatttttttaaatttcttagacTCATTTTTGCATTATAATCAATTAGTAACCATTTGTTTCCATACTTCTTCGAGTCTTCAATATTTGGTCTTAAAACCAATAAGTCCATTAAAAGTAATAGCATTAATAATTCGTTTTAAGTTTTCTAGTACTAAGAGATACTTAGGATATGTTTTCTAGTACATAGCTCCTAATAGTAAAgaatcatagttttaaaaatcggaccgTCGTCATGAACCACCATCAAACCAAACGACCAGCCAAATCCGATCCAGGTTGGCGATTGAGTTGGAAGAGTCATGAGCCGCCATCGAACCAAACGACCCAACGATTGAACCATTGAGTCCGATAACTAGGCCCCCAGTTCGAGCCTGTATTCTTTTGGCCAAAATGAGTTATGCTGTTGGGCTTCGATTGAACCATTGAGTCGGAGAACTAGGCCCCCAGTTCGAGCCTGTATTCTTTTGGCCCAAATGAGTTATGCTGTTGGGCTTTAAGTTTAGGAAGTGAACAGGCCACCACATTTAGACATTGGGCAAGCCAACAATATAAAGGCATTTCGATTCTCCATACCATTTCGAAGTGGGACTCCTTTGAAAATTGGGAGAATAAAATGCAACATGGGGATTTGACCCCATAACATCAAGCTTAAAAGTCAAGACTCCCATCATTAGCTATTCATGACTTATGTAAACATTTCCACATcagctaaaaaaaatagattcttcccaaaaattttataataataaaaatgcaaataatttaaagcaaaataatataatttttttaaaactataaaataattaaatatatatatgaattaaataacttcacatttaattattatatatattttgtttaataaaatgttaaaatattaatacatctATATAGTGTATactaatatgataatattaaataaataaatatttttaatttttaattttcttacatatttaaatttttacaaaaattttaaattttaataatatataaattacatatttatgacgtcaccagTTCGACCGCAATTTGACcaccggtccgaccagtgaatcATGAACTGATAACTTTTCCGATTCAATAACCAGTTcaattatgaaaacattaaaaaaaaaaactttgttaaaactaaaaaaaaatattcttatttcatAAACACCTACTAAAATAATGTACATCTGTTCCTTTTGTCGCAAAAAGGTCAcactaataataattatcacATTAAAAAAGTTTAAGAAACTCTATAGATAAATTAGCAAGCTCATGATTGAGTCTAGAgcattaagaaataaaatcatatttaacaagagaaaaagaaaaaaaaagaatagctAGCAAGCTTCTAAAGCTCTTACCCAAGATAAGCATACGATGAATTTTAATAATCCCCATGTTAGTATTTCCATTCctaattcttcaaattcattttctaaaGTTTCAAAGATCGGGCAAATTTGAGTTAAAAAAGATAAACTAATTGCATTCAAATTAAAGGCCTAATAAGTTTCAATTCCACTCTTTAAgatttcccttcttttttcttttttctttttttagaatttcatcTTCTAGGTAATCTTTAAGAATTTACACTACTTAATAGTGCAACTTGTTTCATGCCTAGGATCATATCTTAGCTCTTCATTCTTTATCTTTAGTGTCATGTCATTTTAGAAATCCTttgatatttctatttttgttttaggaCTTTATTGTTAGTGGGCTATATTGTTAGTATAATTGGTATTTCTATTCAAAATCATATTAGGATATTTATGAAATAGTATAATTGGTTctattcaaaagaagaaaatgaaaataagaatattttgcTCTGGTGAAAATGGTTACCttattcaaattataatttcatttcgTTAAGTCAAGAATAAAAGTCATCACTtgcaaaaatggaaaatattttctatgggTAAAAAGACTATCTTATCCTCTGGAAGTAATTTTGAGATATTAAGATTTAAACCCATCATATCATAAAAAGGGGAGGAAAGATAAGccacaaaaaaatttaaatattaaatttaatttaactaattgataaaataaaaatacataactCATTTAAAggaacttattttaattttaccttaatttaatatcatactaaattattcatataaaagaaatttgaagaataaaaatgcaaattaaaaattttaagttccTAAAAACCACTTATTATGTTTTaccttaaatgaaaaaaaattcccatctAATTAACAAATTAAGTGGGTTTTGATCAAAATTAAGTGATAAGTAGCATAAATTTAAgtcaaaaaagataaaattcatGTTATCAAAcattattataaaatgaaatctaCCGATTTTTCGCTTTTTaataagtaattattttattaaataccctattaattaatattttatatgaagttaaaaatatttgtgggCAATATGTATtcaagaaaagaatgatatgcaactattgtttaaattatataatatagttGAACGAGCTTCAATACACACAAAGGGCCTCATTCGGGCCCAATTCTGAGCATTTGGGCGGGGGCCCAAAGACGCGCACTATTAGGCCTGAGTCCACTTTAAGGGCCCAAAAATCAGTCTTcaacttatattatttaaattatttcatatactAATCAAattctcaacaaaaaaaaaatcaaatataaatcaaCATTATTGAGTGGGAAACTCTGGATTGAATCTCATATACATCGGCCTCATCAAGAAGAATTTTGATGATCCttaaattgacatatatatatatatatatatatatatatatatatatatatatagtttaagtgaatttttatttaattaaacttcaaaaataaaaaaagtttcaaagtttcaaattcaaaaataaataataataaatttttatttattatttttttagttttattgaAATCCTAATTATTATTAGTACTTAATCATTAAGcataaatgttatttatttaattaaaaatattttttagcctTTAGAAAATCTAGAGGgccaaaatttctaattttttttttataaattcttaATACTCTAATACGTCATTAAAATAAGTGTGAGCAACCCCCAATAAGGGTCAATCATACAATATATGGTGGATGGGCCCGTTCTTTTTCCATTTGAACAGGTACATAGTCTCACAATTATAAAGCCTAAGTTTATCCCTATAGATTTTATATATGGACTTCTCATCAATTTTGCAAAATCCCTACCTTGTTGACCAATTATTATGTTGGAGAGTGCATGCATCTAAGATCATGGGCATAACAAAAGCCAGAAAAATTTAAACTTCAACCTCATAGGATATGTTagaaattataattagaatttgaatgCTTTGAAACCCAAATCCTTTTATAGTAGAGATCTTGAAACCTCATGATTTTTCACCTGATAACTCTCTCTCAAAACTAGGCACCAAAGAAGGGTGGACTTCTCTCCATAGGGATGGAATTTAAGGTTCTCGATCTCTCTGGAAGACAAAATAGTTAAATGATGCAAGCCTTAAACCCTAAAGAGACTTATATAGACTTACATATACGTTTAAGTGATTTGATTCCTTCTTAAGTCTAGGTCACTTAACCTAGCTCActgggtcttaattaattaattaatcatatcaggtttcaattaattaattagcctaatttagaaaaatcatttataagcTCCCATACAAGATTATGTTTCtatcaaaacacccttatgcatacTTATGAATAAGAAAATTCATCTATCCCTTAAATGATATGCCACCAAGAAATATGAGTTTAAATAAGGATCATTCATGCCCATAGGAAAATACCGACTcccttaaaattcaattttgaagtaaaCTTAACACTCCACTAAAGAAAGTCAACTCTACTAGTATCTTATGTCATTACATCAAAATAAGAATTGATTAAATCCAATTCAATCAATTCCTTAAATCTATGACCTATTATCCAATGCATATAGATTCCTTATAAATCGGTGTTAGTAATCTAATTAGATAAATGTCATCATCCTCTCAAAATTACATCTATAATCTTTGAGTATTAAATGCTcctattatataattaattaatatactCTAACTCACTAAAAGTATATATcaaaattccactaaagaaTTACTATGGTGCCACAGATTTCATAATTACAAATTATTTGGATCAATCAAGAGAGCATACTATCACAtacctatgagatatcatgttGTTTACCTTGATAATACATATTATCACttattttaatcaataataACTTAACACATAAAGAATATATAACCAccttacgatctcacccataggttaaagtcatTGAAAACCTCAATACTAGCTCAATATTCTTATAAGATTGAAAATCTATGTAatataatagcttggtgaatcataactACCTAATAATCAATATCATAATTCACAGTAGGTTTTGTCTAATATATAACCGTACATATTAGTGCATTCACTAAGGGAAAATCATATTTATGACCAAAACAGGTCATTTctctaattaagaggtagtaCACTACAATCTTAGATTGGTTACCTAAGTTTATGAACCATCTGTGAATAACTCTTCGACTTATAAAGAATTTATGACTTAGATATTTCGTGCAACACCTAATACATTCTGATAATGTATAATACAAAATATACAAATCTAAATgcttaaataaatatcaatgcAAATAAGGGTAGAATAGCAACAtcatgtattatttttaaagggttaTATCCCAATGTATCAACAACAAAgaacaaatgaacaaaaacaTGTAGAAAGCGAAAGAAGCATTTTAGTTTTCTCGGAACAATGGGTAAGGGTGCGGTGGAGTCCACGTGTTGTAGCGGATTCTAGGTGTTGCCATGGGCATGGCACAAGGATTCCTTGAGTGAGACCCTACCATCCTTTCAACCAAGATCAACCCATTATTCTATTTGATTATATTCTTATCAGTGATTAGTCTTCACTCTTCAGGATGATCCGGGTTGACCCGTCTAGAATTCGGTAAAAGAAGGCCGACTCGACCCATGGCCCATGGCCCATGACCCATTCTCCATTCCTTTATATCTGATGGAGGCCGGCAGCATTGTCTAATACAGAGAAAATACAGAGAGCGAGACAGCGTTGGAAAATAAACCAAAGAAAGCCAAGAGAGTGAAGGAAAAAATGGGAGATACGGTTGTAGAGGAGCTACCGAGGTCTGCCACCACGGAGGATCAGGGTTCCACCCACAACCCTAACCCTAGGCCTCATGGCGACGATGAAGAGGACCTCGAGGAGGGAGAGATCGTTGTCGATGACGCCTCGGTGTCACTGAAGCAGTCGGCGGCGATAACCCATCAACCTCACCCGCTGGAGCATTCGTGGACTTTCTGGTTTGACAACCCCAGCGCTAAATCGAAGCAAGCCGCATGGGGCAGTTCGATGCGCCCGATCTACACTTTCTCTAACGTTGAAGAGTTCTGGAGGTATCCGATTTCTTGgtcctttttctgttttttttttctctgtttgtTTTCCGAGAAATTtcaggaaaaaagaagaaaataaaatgaatttcagTTAAGTTGCGGTATTACGGTACAGTTGGTATAGTTGTGTGTTGGGATTGATTTAGGGTTTGATTGGTTTCAACGATGTTTGTTGGTCAATTTTGCATTCTAACCGTATCATCATCTGTTGAAAATTGGTCAATCTTGTAGTTACATTCTAATTAGGTTCAGTTTCATTGTTGGGAAAGCTGGGTGGGAGCAAAGATAAAGTAACCTTTTTAATGTTGAATTGTTAATATTTCATGAAACAATCAAGGTTTACCTTACCTGTGATGTTCGGTTGTGCTTGTTGCCTGGTTGCATGATATCAACAAACTGTATCCAGGGCTTTTGTATTAAAttgtttcttgattttattGGAGAAAATTTTCTAGAAACCTGCTAGTGTACACTAGGTTTTGGGATGCTTGGGCGAGCGTTTTCAAATGATCTTATCGATGATAAGTTGATATTCAAAATTGATCTCACATTCATTCCCCAGCACTGAATTGTAAATCACCAAGAAAAATAGGCTTGTTCATTTTTTcctctgtagttgtgtaatcAGTTTGatgttatatttttcatttcttgctTGTCATTGTTTGTCTTTGGTTGAATCTATACAACCATAAGAGTGATTTCTTGCGTTGGATCTTGAAACGTTTCATGCTGAAATTCTTGGATTTTGATGCTGAAAATTTATGCACCTTAAGGAAATATGAACTTTTTTCTACTTTCAGAATTTTGTATTACAAGTTTGTGAATGATGGttcttttttgttaattattgcGGCAGTtcagttttcttgtatcattgaTTGTTTGTGAAAAATCATCACTATTTGTGAATGAACGGTGCTTGTGTTATCGTATTCCCCATGAGAACCAAGATGACTATTCCTTCTGTGCAATCTTATTGATCTTCTGTGTTCTATTtgctttctcttttcctttttgcttcaACCTAGTCATTCCTGAGGAAGCTGGAtgttgttcttttgtttttcctgGTTTTTCCGTTTCATGTTTTTCTGATTGGTTTATTTATCTTGAAAATGTGCCAAATTATAGAGATCAAAGTATTTGACCTTGATATAGTGAGGAAACTGGTGACATGTGTTAGATGTTGTTTACGCTTATGTGTACACACTAAGAAGATTTAAGCTGTAAAAATTGAAGTCCCATTTCTCCACCCTGGTCATTTTATAATCCCATCATCCATCCAAAAGAATGTTATGCTTTTACTTCTTGATTGAAGGTTCAAGTTGCTTCCTCTACTTGAATTGAATGTGAGTGAGGCAGTTGAACCAACTGCAGTTTTGCTTTTGGTAAATTTGAAGAGATCAAGACCCTTGATTTGCAGTTGCTTCTGTATTTCTGTCTGAATTATTGGCTTTAATTAGTCTTTGTTGGAGTGTGAACCTGCAATTATGATTTAATAGGAAAAGATCTTTTGTTCTTCATGTGGAGCAAATTTAAGCCTGACAAATCTTTTAATTTACtctgataaattttttatcatagaatcacaaatagaaaatagtaaaatgataggtgaagaagaaaattagtgaatttttttatagacaaatgaaaaactttattaaaaggaaaacaaaaattaaagaaacttATGTTCATGAAAAGCCCAAAGCAAAACTATTTTTCCTGTCTAATTTGCCTTTGCTTCAAATGGTTACTTTCCTTTTATGAAGTAGCCATATTCTAACAAACAAGTTATTtgagttttcaagaaatttgagCTAAAAGTCCTTGAGGCTTGGCTTAAGTAGGAAGGGAATGGGATGTGGAAGGGACCAAATCTTGGTTCAATTCCTTATTAAAAGGCAAAAACAAacataacaataaataaaatccctTTCCttatcagaagaaaaaaaaatggggaaaaaatcGAGCTAAAAGCAAAGAGAACTTAGTGCATATTGCATATACTTTTTGCCTTAAGTAGTGATGTGTATTGCTAAGGACATTGATTTGAGTTGGAATTTAATAAGGAgctaaaaatgtatttataaaatTGCAAGTTCTTGGCTCATGACTATATTCTTTAAATCTTCATATGCTAATTCTTAACatgaacagaaaataaaaaccgatcaccaccaccaccaaaaaaaaaaaaaatgatgtatgaATATAAGCTTTTGTCTGGTGATCAGTTCTCTGGTTCACCTGCTAATGTCTGGCCGTGAGTTCCTCAAATACTGTGATGTTACTTCAAGGGATCTGGGCCTTCATGCTGCACCTAAAGCTGTTTCCCTTGAAAGTCTCTTCAAGACGTGATCAAAGGCATAATCGTTATGCCTTTTAGAAGCTTCTATTCACCTTTGCTTGTTGTGCAACTGCATTTTCCTTTGTTCCTTTGTCCATAATTGCTGTCCTAGTGTTTCTCCTTCCAAACTGAAATTGCCTTTCCTTCATCTTTTCTTTAATGACTGATATAGTTgtcatgaaaattcattttgtatTTAGCATTTACAACAATATACATCATCCGAGCAAGTTAGCTGTCGGAGCAGACTTCCATTGTTTCAAACACAAAATTGAGCCAAAATGGGAGGACCCTGTTTGTGCTAATGGGGGGAAGTGGACTGTAACCTTTGCTAAAGGGAAATCTGATACCTGTTGGCTTTATACGGTATGCTTTAGGCTGTACAGAAATTTTATGTTGAGCCTTAAATTTTTAATGTGGCttctaattttcaatatatgCTACTAGTTGCTAGCCATGATCGGAGAACAGTTTGATCATGGAGATGAAATCTGTGGAGCAGTGATCAATGTCAGAACTAGACAGGAGAAAATAGCTCTATGGACCAAGAATGCTTCAAATGAAGCTGCTCAGGTagctaaattttataaattaatctgCATTTTCTGAGGTTGTCCTAACTATTATGTTTTGGTTTATTTAACATGTTTTAATGAGTGACAATTgaattattgttgttgttgttgtt is from Vitis riparia cultivar Riparia Gloire de Montpellier isolate 1030 chromosome 10, EGFV_Vit.rip_1.0, whole genome shotgun sequence and encodes:
- the LOC117924372 gene encoding eukaryotic translation initiation factor 4E-1-like, whose amino-acid sequence is MGDTVVEELPRSATTEDQGSTHNPNPRPHGDDEEDLEEGEIVVDDASVSLKQSAAITHQPHPLEHSWTFWFDNPSAKSKQAAWGSSMRPIYTFSNVEEFWSIYNNIHHPSKLAVGADFHCFKHKIEPKWEDPVCANGGKWTVTFAKGKSDTCWLYTLLAMIGEQFDHGDEICGAVINVRTRQEKIALWTKNASNEAAQLSIGKQWKEFLDYSESIGFIFHEDAKKLDRAAKNRYTI